Proteins from a single region of Runella sp. SP2:
- a CDS encoding toprim domain-containing protein — protein sequence MSFTTEQLYKAKAVDIADFLAERGILPAYQTGGELVYLSPLKEEHTPSFFVNTSKNGFNDFSTGNNGDVITLCQLLDKTDFVRAMQTLLRFKGGTSPIAFERVHKESSDPKKVVVQKILPLYSQNLRNYFLNERMIKESVAKQYLSEITYENEKGIFYAGCWKNDAGGYELRNRKFKGAIGRKAPTTFIQNDNIDTISIFEGYLDFLSWLTLRGTKAMYTTDVVVLNSLSMLTLTYAQTLSGHYQKIVLFLDNDQSGKDAAQKLTQWLPNFPIENMAPKLYPNHKDLNEYLCQKHKVNANG from the coding sequence ATGAGCTTTACCACCGAACAACTGTATAAGGCTAAAGCCGTGGATATTGCGGACTTTTTGGCCGAAAGGGGGATTCTTCCAGCGTATCAGACAGGCGGCGAACTGGTTTATTTGTCACCCTTAAAAGAAGAACATACCCCTTCGTTTTTTGTAAACACTAGCAAGAATGGTTTTAACGACTTTTCTACGGGTAACAACGGCGATGTAATAACCTTGTGCCAATTGCTTGATAAAACAGACTTTGTAAGGGCTATGCAAACACTTCTAAGGTTTAAGGGCGGAACTTCACCAATAGCTTTTGAGCGTGTACACAAAGAAAGCAGCGACCCAAAAAAGGTAGTAGTTCAAAAAATTTTGCCCCTGTATTCTCAAAATTTGAGAAATTATTTTTTGAACGAGAGAATGATAAAAGAATCAGTCGCTAAACAGTACTTATCAGAAATCACCTATGAAAACGAAAAGGGGATATTTTATGCTGGTTGCTGGAAAAACGACGCGGGGGGCTACGAACTACGAAACCGTAAGTTTAAAGGTGCAATTGGCCGAAAAGCCCCGACCACTTTTATACAGAATGACAACATCGACACCATAAGCATTTTTGAAGGGTATTTGGACTTTCTAAGTTGGCTTACCCTGCGTGGTACAAAAGCAATGTACACCACCGACGTAGTAGTACTTAACTCGCTTTCAATGCTTACGCTCACCTACGCACAAACATTGTCAGGGCATTATCAAAAAATCGTCCTATTCCTAGACAATGACCAATCGGGCAAAGACGCAGCACAAAAACTTACGCAATGGTTGCCAAATTTCCCGATTGAGAACATGGCGCCGAAACTCTACCCCAACCACAAAGATTTAAACGAGTACCTATGCCAAAAGCACAAAGTAAACGCGAACGGATAG
- a CDS encoding lysozyme → MATTSAAGILHIKQYENAKLIPLNPTDWIKAYWDSNGYAIGWGSRFDLDGSKITSDQICTIKYANMLLNKDVKAAETAVNNAVKVDLTQGQFDALVDFVYQFGATAFSTSTLLKVVNSTPNDFTAVAAQLRRWVNVNGQVSTSIQKRREANIIQYTSGGAVQSVAWLWAVIVAVLAFSFFKFRNR, encoded by the coding sequence ATGGCAACTACAAGCGCGGCGGGAATACTTCACATAAAGCAGTATGAAAACGCCAAACTCATTCCCTTAAACCCTACCGACTGGATTAAAGCCTATTGGGACTCAAACGGGTACGCTATCGGCTGGGGGTCACGTTTCGATTTAGACGGCAGCAAAATAACCAGTGACCAAATTTGTACAATAAAGTATGCAAATATGCTATTGAACAAAGACGTAAAAGCCGCTGAAACCGCCGTAAACAATGCCGTAAAGGTAGATTTGACACAAGGCCAATTTGACGCCCTAGTAGATTTTGTGTACCAATTTGGTGCCACGGCTTTTTCTACTTCTACACTTTTAAAAGTTGTCAACAGTACCCCGAATGATTTTACCGCCGTTGCTGCACAGTTACGACGCTGGGTAAACGTAAACGGTCAAGTGAGCACGTCTATTCAAAAACGACGTGAGGCAAATATCATACAGTACACAAGCGGCGGGGCGGTTCAGTCCGTGGCGTGGCTTTGGGCTGTTATTGTGGCCGTTTTGGCCTTTTCTTTTTTCAAATTTCGCAACCGATAA
- a CDS encoding helix-turn-helix domain-containing protein, translating into MESIHLGRRVKKVFDRAGHTIEEAARRVEISTSNLYKKIGSEDLDTEFLRRVSRAYGVSLSSFFSDNQYGNVRQEGIVNAVGEKIIQSYQKDNKGGTTTNTSNELEVLSERLKGCEAEKEGLKRQIELLEKMVKMYETATTIATK; encoded by the coding sequence ATGGAATCCATACACCTAGGAAGAAGAGTAAAAAAAGTTTTTGACCGTGCAGGCCACACCATCGAAGAAGCAGCGCGGCGCGTCGAAATATCCACCAGCAACCTGTACAAAAAAATTGGGAGCGAAGATTTAGACACGGAATTTTTAAGGCGCGTGTCACGGGCTTACGGCGTTTCTCTTTCGTCGTTTTTCTCTGATAATCAGTACGGTAACGTGAGGCAGGAAGGGATAGTAAACGCTGTGGGGGAAAAAATAATACAGTCTTATCAAAAAGACAACAAAGGTGGCACAACTACAAACACAAGTAATGAATTAGAAGTTTTGAGCGAACGGTTAAAAGGCTGTGAGGCTGAAAAAGAAGGGTTAAAAAGACAAATCGAACTGCTGGAAAAAATGGTTAAAATGTATGAAACTGCGACAACAATTGCGACAAAATAG
- a CDS encoding single-stranded DNA-binding protein, giving the protein MQQIQIKGRVGKDAVIKSTNGKDITLFSVCVDSSYINNNGEKVEKSTWYSCLYKRSGVAAHIKKGDLIFVQGELSAQIYVNDRREPSLDLSISVSRIEFLGSKSKDNES; this is encoded by the coding sequence ATGCAACAAATTCAAATTAAAGGACGCGTAGGAAAAGACGCTGTGATTAAATCCACAAACGGAAAAGATATAACCCTTTTTAGTGTGTGTGTAGATAGTTCTTACATAAATAATAACGGCGAAAAAGTGGAAAAATCCACATGGTATTCATGCCTTTACAAACGTTCGGGCGTGGCCGCTCACATTAAGAAGGGGGATTTAATTTTCGTACAGGGCGAACTATCCGCACAAATCTACGTGAACGACCGCCGCGAACCCTCGTTAGACTTATCTATAAGTGTGTCAAGGATTGAATTTTTAGGCTCAAAATCTAAAGACAATGAAAGCTAA
- a CDS encoding DUF418 domain-containing protein → MQQRIIGFDIARAYAIFGMFIVNFNFSFGATMAPVDFVGHFLNIFTGNSTAIFIICAGMGVSLMTNKNNYSKEEKATLKSKILKRSWFLFAMGLLLYNWWSGDILHFYGGYMHLAAFLLFVPKRYYLLGALTAIIIFHLLLLVIPIDTSWNFINFKYKDFWTPIGFLRNTFYNGWNSMFPWFSYFLVGMWLGRLNWQDKLNKRNIFLIGLVVFIIIQVLRFMVRQHIFNPFWSDYIMAEYFPPYLPFVLVTIAFAFMVITICMVIGEKFSNNKLVLAFQKTGQMTLSHYVIHLTIGMIIMAYLTGKHYTGLLEDEKPTASIYIFLYSILFYIISIIFSIFWSRKFKNGPLETLMRKIAG, encoded by the coding sequence ATGCAACAACGAATAATAGGTTTTGACATAGCAAGAGCATACGCAATTTTTGGAATGTTTATTGTAAATTTTAATTTCAGTTTTGGTGCAACAATGGCACCAGTTGATTTCGTTGGACACTTTCTAAATATTTTTACAGGGAATTCAACTGCTATTTTTATCATTTGTGCTGGAATGGGTGTTTCATTGATGACAAACAAAAACAATTACAGCAAAGAAGAAAAGGCAACTTTAAAATCAAAAATTCTAAAACGTTCTTGGTTCTTATTTGCAATGGGATTGTTGCTTTACAATTGGTGGTCGGGCGACATTTTGCATTTTTATGGTGGCTATATGCACTTGGCTGCTTTTCTACTATTTGTGCCAAAACGCTATTATCTATTGGGTGCGTTAACAGCAATAATTATTTTTCACCTATTACTTTTGGTAATTCCAATTGACACAAGTTGGAACTTTATCAATTTTAAATACAAAGACTTTTGGACACCAATCGGATTTTTGAGAAACACTTTTTACAATGGTTGGAACTCAATGTTTCCTTGGTTTTCTTATTTTTTAGTGGGTATGTGGCTTGGGCGACTCAACTGGCAAGATAAACTCAACAAACGTAACATTTTCCTAATTGGACTTGTGGTTTTTATAATCATTCAAGTATTACGCTTTATGGTTCGACAACATATTTTCAATCCTTTTTGGAGCGATTACATTATGGCAGAATATTTTCCGCCTTATTTACCTTTCGTATTGGTAACAATAGCTTTTGCATTCATGGTAATCACTATTTGTATGGTAATCGGAGAAAAATTTTCAAATAACAAACTCGTTTTAGCCTTTCAAAAAACAGGACAAATGACACTATCGCATTATGTTATTCATTTGACCATTGGAATGATTATTATGGCTTACTTGACAGGCAAACATTATACTGGCTTACTTGAAGACGAAAAACCAACAGCTTCAATTTATATATTTTTGTATTCAATTTTGTTTTATATTATTAGTATTATATTCAGTATTTTTTGGAGCAGGAAATTTAAAAATGGACCATTGGAAACATTAATGAGAAAAATAGCAGGATGA
- a CDS encoding LEA type 2 family protein, translated as MITTRNTLILFVTALVLIALFFWRKANAARNLTFALNVPFGFKVRNAALYFTLPIRVLNGSPDSLRISGLNLKAYFKNNELGTVYALQAQDIAALSESIFNADVFIPLVNLTYAIPDINLKETSIPVRFVGNVRAFGISFPVDYTQTLKLPKL; from the coding sequence ATGATAACCACACGAAACACCCTCATTTTGTTTGTTACCGCACTGGTACTAATTGCGCTGTTTTTTTGGAGAAAAGCCAATGCAGCCCGAAACCTTACCTTTGCGCTTAACGTCCCGTTTGGGTTTAAAGTCCGTAATGCGGCCTTATACTTTACCCTCCCTATTCGAGTCTTAAACGGCTCCCCCGATTCGCTTAGGATAAGCGGCCTAAACCTCAAAGCCTATTTCAAAAACAACGAATTAGGTACAGTGTATGCCCTGCAAGCGCAAGATATAGCCGCTTTATCCGAAAGCATTTTTAACGCTGATGTTTTTATTCCGCTGGTCAATCTTACGTATGCCATACCCGACATAAATCTAAAAGAAACGAGTATCCCCGTCCGATTCGTGGGGAATGTTCGGGCGTTTGGTATCTCGTTTCCAGTGGACTATACACAAACTTTAAAACTCCCTAAGCTATGA
- a CDS encoding DUF2185 domain-containing protein — protein MTTKNFKIKADEFVDLVPQMGGCFATDKITVDGLRVGYMYREEPDEKMDSGWRFFSGTEDQEYVDDPNNTMIYNVNTIANYDRAIIPYLDLPFGTELERIENTDKFEIITE, from the coding sequence ATGACGACAAAAAACTTCAAAATAAAAGCAGACGAGTTTGTTGACTTAGTTCCACAAATGGGAGGTTGTTTTGCGACTGACAAAATAACTGTAGACGGACTGAGAGTTGGTTATATGTATCGTGAAGAGCCAGACGAAAAAATGGATAGCGGTTGGCGTTTTTTTTCAGGAACAGAAGACCAAGAATATGTTGACGACCCAAACAACACAATGATTTATAATGTGAATACAATTGCAAATTATGACAGAGCAATAATTCCTTATTTAGACCTTCCATTTGGAACTGAACTTGAAAGAATTGAAAATACAGACAAATTTGAAATCATAACAGAATAA
- a CDS encoding type IV toxin-antitoxin system AbiEi family antitoxin, which produces MEQEIVYRALEALYQTTGIQAYFQPKKTLDGGLEIDFNGQKYRFTVEVKREVRIHQLQQVDEYFHRYDNFLLVAYHLFPKVKEELRNKKIPYIEANGNIFLKKDSLFLFIDTQKTLDVEKGKGNRAFTKTGLKVLFYLLQYKDAIHLPQRELAYLTNVALGNIPQVINGLKETGYLIPLNKKNYVWENRKALLDRWITEYATVLRPKLVKEKYTLRGDWNELALDNHKTVWGGEPAGDILTNHLRPEKFLIYTTENRMDLIRNYKLMPDKNGEVEVLEMFWKNTIERTAPKLLVYADLILEGGKRNKETAEKIYHEYIESNL; this is translated from the coding sequence ATGGAACAAGAGATTGTTTATAGGGCATTGGAGGCATTGTATCAAACCACTGGTATTCAAGCGTATTTTCAGCCAAAAAAAACATTGGATGGCGGTTTGGAAATAGATTTTAATGGGCAGAAATATAGGTTTACCGTAGAAGTAAAACGGGAAGTAAGAATTCATCAACTGCAACAAGTCGATGAGTATTTTCATCGATATGATAATTTTTTACTTGTTGCCTACCATCTTTTCCCAAAAGTAAAAGAAGAGCTAAGAAATAAAAAAATCCCCTACATAGAAGCTAATGGAAATATTTTCTTGAAAAAAGACAGCCTATTTCTATTTATTGATACCCAAAAAACTTTAGATGTAGAAAAAGGAAAAGGAAATAGAGCTTTTACCAAAACTGGGTTGAAAGTGCTGTTTTACCTGTTGCAATACAAAGATGCTATCCACCTTCCACAACGAGAATTGGCTTATTTGACAAATGTAGCTTTGGGCAATATACCACAAGTAATAAATGGGCTGAAAGAGACTGGTTATCTTATTCCCTTGAACAAAAAAAACTATGTGTGGGAAAACAGAAAAGCGCTGCTGGATAGGTGGATAACAGAATACGCCACAGTATTGCGGCCTAAGTTGGTAAAGGAGAAATATACACTTAGAGGGGATTGGAATGAATTGGCATTAGATAACCACAAAACAGTATGGGGTGGTGAGCCAGCAGGAGATATACTTACTAATCATTTACGTCCTGAAAAGTTTTTGATTTATACTACAGAAAATCGAATGGATTTGATTAGAAACTACAAGTTAATGCCCGATAAAAATGGGGAAGTAGAGGTATTAGAAATGTTCTGGAAGAACACAATAGAAAGAACAGCTCCAAAACTATTAGTGTATGCTGATTTGATATTAGAAGGGGGTAAACGAAATAAAGAAACAGCCGAAAAAATTTACCATGAGTACATCGAGTCAAACTTATAA
- a CDS encoding VapE domain-containing protein: MPKAQSKRERIEQRLRQRFEFRYNTILAKIEYKDKKTGIKRWIDDYEINSIVRWLDSEHREDYSPAKLTQTLKSSFTTKYHPIKEYFLDLEKKEATTAGTWAIDQLAATVTVNNPETFKLALTKWLVASVRQAFVDEIKQENPKENDCQNQTCIVLTGSQGAFKTTWINNLCPPDLYSYLYVGTLNLNPEARDTLIYLAEKFIINLDDQLRTMIKKDNERMKNLITHPKISVRRPHALFSDEMQRLANFIGSINGSDFLADDENRRYPPFEVKAIDIETTKTIDINLVWLQAYQLFRAGYRHYWTKDELKEHFGTMAEFRNNSVELELIMTYYDIPANPEYANRFLKVSDILSYLQNFTRERLSKGEISKALKILNAQIVTRRKDGMPLKVYALRERTTVEIEEERSKF, encoded by the coding sequence ATGCCAAAAGCACAAAGTAAACGCGAACGGATAGAACAACGCCTACGGCAAAGGTTTGAATTTCGGTACAATACCATTTTGGCTAAAATCGAATACAAGGACAAAAAGACGGGTATAAAACGGTGGATTGATGACTACGAAATCAATTCAATAGTCCGATGGTTAGATTCAGAGCATAGGGAAGACTATTCCCCCGCCAAACTGACCCAAACCCTTAAATCAAGTTTTACCACCAAATACCACCCTATCAAAGAATACTTTCTTGACCTTGAAAAGAAAGAGGCCACCACGGCGGGGACATGGGCTATTGACCAGTTAGCGGCCACCGTTACCGTAAACAATCCCGAAACGTTCAAACTCGCTTTGACAAAGTGGTTGGTGGCAAGTGTTCGACAAGCGTTTGTGGACGAAATAAAACAAGAAAATCCAAAAGAAAACGATTGCCAAAACCAAACCTGTATCGTTCTTACAGGTTCGCAAGGGGCATTTAAAACAACGTGGATTAACAATTTATGTCCTCCCGACCTGTACAGTTATTTGTACGTGGGAACGCTAAACCTAAACCCCGAAGCTCGTGACACGCTCATTTATTTGGCCGAAAAATTCATTATCAATTTAGACGACCAACTAAGGACAATGATTAAGAAAGACAACGAACGTATGAAAAACTTAATCACGCATCCAAAGATAAGTGTACGCCGACCTCATGCCCTGTTTTCGGACGAAATGCAACGGCTTGCAAATTTTATCGGGTCTATCAATGGTTCTGATTTTTTGGCCGACGACGAGAACCGCCGCTACCCGCCATTTGAGGTTAAAGCGATTGACATAGAGACGACCAAAACCATTGATATTAATTTGGTTTGGTTGCAAGCCTATCAACTTTTTAGGGCGGGGTATCGCCACTACTGGACGAAAGACGAACTAAAAGAGCATTTTGGAACGATGGCAGAATTTAGGAACAATAGTGTAGAACTCGAATTAATAATGACCTATTACGACATTCCCGCTAATCCCGAATATGCCAACCGATTTTTGAAAGTATCCGATATACTTTCTTACCTGCAAAATTTCACCCGTGAGCGGCTATCAAAAGGCGAAATATCAAAAGCCCTAAAAATCTTAAACGCTCAAATCGTGACCCGTCGTAAGGATGGTATGCCGTTAAAAGTCTATGCTTTACGCGAACGTACTACCGTCGAAATTGAAGAAGAAAGAAGCAAGTTTTAA